A part of Aspergillus flavus chromosome 5, complete sequence genomic DNA contains:
- a CDS encoding putative monocarboxylate transporter encodes MTGTLTGTLSIREKRPPSNEEKAHSPTPAASMEEDVYPRWRPPLVVVGGFLTYFCTYEMNGHLRCADRTGFMNAWGTFQFYYHEVLLAGMSNSTLAWIGALQLFILLISGLVVGPLYDAWGATRIFVPGAVLYVLAIMFASVSSQYYQLILTQGILLGIGTAMLFFPTITAVSQWYGHSRGLALGIVVSGSSLGGICWPLMLERLIRQIGFPWTMRTAGFLCLALLAPSVFLVVSRPRIVREGMDDQDRCPPNVMHNLFKDLLYIAFVIGMFLVQWGMFIPFFFLPTYGSSNGMNTDEANNLVSYLNAGSFVGRIASGYVADVCGRLNVTFGCSAVCAVLVFCLHAITEKGSIIAFSVLYGVFSGGLISLQAACVSQITADTRILGLRIGAMMAACSFAGLTGSPIAGALISHDHGAYGDMINFSGIVLSAGAIVLAGARAMGAPGVKVF; translated from the exons ATGACGGGAACACTCACCGGAACACTCTCAATACGGGAGAAACGACCTCCATCGAATGAGGAAAAGGCTCATTCTCCAACCCCGGCTGCGagcatggaagaagatgtctATCCAAGATGGCGGCCGccgttggtggtggttgggggaTTCCTCACGTACTTTTGCACCTATG AAATGAATGGACACTTACGGTGTGCCGACCGGACAGGTTTCATGAATGCATGGGGAACATTTCAATTCTATTACCATGAGGTACTCCTGGCAGGCATGTCAAACAGTACACTTGCTTGGATTGGCGCCCTACAG CTCTTCATTCTGTTGATCAGCGGGCTGGTAGTTGGGCCCCTGTACGATGCCTGGGGTGCCACGCGTATTTTTGTCCCTGGCGCTGTCCTATATGTTTTGGCTATCATGTTCGCCAGCGTATCGTCCCAGTATTACCAGCTAATTCTGACACAAGGGATACTCTTGGGTATCGGAACAGCCATGTT ATTTTTTCCCACCATCACCGCCGTCTCTCAGTGGTATGGCCACTCGCGTGGACTTGCTTTGGGGATCGTCGTGTCGGGGTCCTCCCTGGGCGGCATTTGCTGGCCCCTGATGCTTGAGCGACTGATCAGGCAGATTGGATTTCCATGGACCATGCGGACGGctggttttctttgtctcgcTTTGCTTGCGCCCAGTGTCTTCCTGGTTGTTTCCCGGCCCCGAATCGTGAGGGAAGGGATGGATGACCAGGACCGTTGTCCTCCGAACGTGATGCACAATCTTTTTAAAGATCTACTGTACATCGCGTTTGTCATTGGCATGTTCTTAGTTCAGTGGGGCATGTTCATcccattcttctttctacccACGTATGGCAGCTCGAACGGAATGAATACGGATGAGGCGAATAACCTTGTCTCTTACCTGAACGCCGGTTCTTTCGTGGGACGCATCGCTTCTGGTTACGTAGCTGATGTTTGTGGACG GCTTAACGTCACCTTCGGCTGTTCCGCCGTCTGCGCCGTGCTGGTCTTCTGTCTGCATGCGATCACTGAGAAGGGCTCGATAATTGCATTTTCAGTGCTTTATGGAGTCTTTTCTGGTGGACTTATCTCCCTTCAGGCCGCCTGCGTGTCACAGATCACGGCCGACACGCGAATCCTTGGTCTCCGGATCGGTGCTATGATGGCTGCTTGCTCATTTGC TGGGCTGACTGGAAGCCCTATCGCGGGCGCTCTTATCTCGCACGATCATGGAGCTTACGGGGATATGATCAATTTTAGCGGAATCGTCCTTTCAGCAGGTGCCATTGTTCTGGCCGGGGCGCGTGCTATGGGTGCCCCAGGGGTAAAAGTGTTCtga
- a CDS encoding cytochrome P450, with product MLEALLFRPSLLSFIAAWLGTLGLALLLFSSRRASTKLPPRANGGIYFISDILVFLASPVQFVKQATGKHGSVFRIDCLVKQIFYLRGQKWNRFFLEMKEDTWSFSGGIGMFLNKAANPGYFTHGRNLLGSINRGVNRSAALQSYGRLAGEEAHKSLQHWSQMPDVEIFESISRFVHRVIVRCMMGEDFYDHHVDELYDLLQQMESLVGHPFNLLLPSWVPHLPGRQLAQARNRFAEIFRERLAARQLESDVWRDSLDYINYTLNDPRTAQLADYYPSHHVVLMFAAHTSTVASIAWTIVELLRHPIYQEEIRESLATTSDIHQCAPLLACLREEGRRYSGVHMFRTTKRPVSLEGSDYTVPEKSVVLISPYLTHHDPAIYPEPHEYQPHRWLLPDGRLNPWNGSKEAAFLQFGAGNHRCPGENFAAIIAREFLAALLMKYAIEWGRDGAPADLSRLDFTKVGSPWLEGDAAVRIRPRVFGS from the exons ATGCTGGAGGCTCTCCTTTTCAGACCTTCTCTGCTGAGCTTTATTGCTGCATGGCTGGGGACTTTGGGACTAGCCCTgctgcttttctcttctcgtcGTGCAAGCACCAAATTGCCTCCCCGCGCCAATGGAGGCATATATTTCATTAGTGATATCTTAGTGTTTCTAGCAAGCCCAGTTCAGTTCGTCAAACAAGCCACGGGGAAACACGGGTCCGTCTTCCGGATCGATTGCCTTGTGAAACAGATCTTTTATCTACGTGGGCAGAAATGGAATCGGTTTTTCCTGGAAATGAAGGAGGACACTTGGTCATTCTCTGGCGGCATA GGGATGTTTCTCAATAAGGCCGCAAATCCAGGCTATTTCACACACGGCCGCAATCTCCTCGGCTCCATCAACCGCGGCGTCAACCGAAGTGCCGCGCTACAGAGCTATGGGAGACTGGCCGGCGAAGAAGCCCACAAGTCTCTACAACACTGGTCGCAGATGCCAGACGTGGAGATATTCGAGAGCATCTCCCGGTTTGTGCATCGAGTCATCGTCCGCTGCATGATGGGCGAAGATTTCTACGACCACCATGTGGATGAGCTATACGACCTCCTTCAACAGATGGAGTCACTAGTAGGCCATCCCTTCAATTTACTGTTACCATCCTGGGTTCCACACCTACCGGGGCGACAGTTGGCCCAAGCCCGAAATCGGTTTGCTGAGATCTTTCGTGAACGCCTGGCGGCTCGCCAGCTAGAATCGGACGTTTGGCGCGACTCGTTGGATTACATCAACTACACGCTAAACGATCCCCGAACTGCCCAGCTCGCAGATTATTACCCATCCCACCATGTGGTACTAATGTTTGCGGCACACACCAGCACCGTCGCCAGCATTGCCTGGACGATTGTCGAG TTGCTCCGCCATCCCATATACCAAGAGGAAATTCGAGAGTCTCTGGCCACCACGTCCGATATTCACCAATGTGCACCCCTGCTTGCTTGCCTTCGCGAAGAAGGTCGCCGGTACTCTGGGGTGCACATGTTCCGCACAACTAAACGGCCCGTCAGCCTCGAAGGGAGCGACTATACGGTCCCGGAGAAATCGGTCGTTCTCATCTCTCCCTACCTGACACACCATGATCCAGCCATTTACCCGGAACCACACGAATATCAGCCACATCGATGGCTCCTCCCCGACGGCCGACTCAATCCCTGGAATGGCTCGAAGGAAGCGGCCTTCCTGCAGTTCGGCGCAGGAAACCATCGTTGCCCGGGTGAAAACTTTGCCGCCATCATTGCGCGCGAGTTTCTCGCTGCGCTCCTGATGAAGTACGCAATTGAGTGGGGTCGTGACGGAGCACCCGCGGATTTGTCGCGACTCGATTTTACGAAGGTGGGAAGCCCTTGGCTGGAGGGAGATGCTGCGGTGCGCATTCGGCCGCGTGTGTTTGGGTCTTGA
- a CDS encoding FAD binding monooxygenase, with protein sequence MMSAYTEHETIQVLIVGAGIGGLTLANICKRLGLRYLVLERSAAVTPVGAGISLAPNCLRVLDQLGFLPEIEREGQRLRKIRIFRNTTQWNMLDFDSTEKTFGYPVYKIERHAFHSALYRVAGEEHVLLGAQVVDVVDDAEKKLVTVTLADGREISGQIVVGADGIRSATRRALAKRGGETIINSTIRFTGRTHMSGYTAPLEHLGPEEEGVGTWMLYDDSIFTTWPCKDKRQWFIGVKRADLRAEDRSVWKSVNKDMINGVYGDHYHPFGETGLVKDVVGRSERVTASDVFEETSFPAMAAGRVALIGDAAHAMTSFFGQGACQAIEDAAELGNTLHEYFQCETAVDLSELLDRYRRQRECRAKDLVHFSNIFALFHMGRILPLFGPLLRRMAYTYAPAWCWSWSLRWLYGYQPCVKALDRDLS encoded by the exons ATGATGTCCGCATACACCGAGCATGAAACGATCCAAGTCCTCATTGTAGGCGCTGGTATTGGCGGTCTCACCCTAGCCAACATCTGCAAGCGCCTCGGCCTCCGGTACCTCGTCCTGGAACGTAGTGCAGCAGTGACTCCTGTTGGGGCGGGGATCTCATTGGCACCCAACTGCCTACGTGTCTTGGATCAACTTGGGTTCCTACCAGAGATAGAGCGAGAGGGCCAGCGACTGCGCAAGATTCGTATCTTCCGCAACACCACGCAATGGAACATGCTGGATTTCGATTCCACGGAGAAGACCTTCGGCTACCCCGTGTACAAGATCGAGCGACACGCCTTTCATTCCGCACTGTACCGCGTCGCCGGTGAAGAGCATGTCCTGCTTGGTGCCCAAGTGGTAGATGTCGTGGATGATGCAGAAAAGAAGCTCGTGACGGTCACGTTGGCAGATGGACGAGAAATCTCAGGGCAGATTGTCGTCGGAGCGGATGGCATTCGATCGGCGACACGCAGAGCACTGGCAAAGAGAGGCGGCGAGACAATAATAAACAGCACAATTCGATTCACCGGAAGAACCCACATGAGTGGATACACGGCCCCATTAGAGCACTTGGGTccggaagaggagggtgTCGGGACGTGGATGCTATACGATGATAGTATCTTCACCACCTGGCCATGTAAGGACAAGAGGCAGTGGTTCATCGGCGTTAAG CGAGCGGATTTAAGGGCCGAGGACCGCTCAGTTTGGAAAAGCGTCAACAAGGACATGATCAATGGAGTGTATGGTGACCATTATCATCCGTTTGGAGAGACAGGCCTGGTGAAAGATG TTGTCGGCCGTTCCGAACGAGTCACGGCCAGCGATGTTTTCGAAGAGACATCATTCCCAGCGATGGCCGCAGGACGAGTGGCCCTCATCGGAGACG CCGCGCACGCAATGACGTCCTTCTTTGGCCAGGGGGCCTGCCAGGCAATCGAGGATGCCGCCGAGCTGGGAAATACCCTTCATGAGTATTTCCAGTGCGAAACAGCGGTCGATCTCTCAGAGCTGCTGGATAGATACCGTCGGCAGCGTGAATGTCGAGCGAAGGATCTGGTCCATTTCTCCAACATTTTCGCGCTCTTTCACATGGGAAGGATCCTGCCCCTTTTCGGTCCGCTCCTGCGCCGCATGGCATATACGTATGCTCCAGCGTGGTGCTGGTCGTGGTCTTTGAGGTGGTTATATGGTTATCAGCCATGCGTGAAAGCGTTGGATCGGGACCTGTCATGA